GGCGGCCCGGGCCGGCTATGCCGCCGCCCTGGTCATCGGCCTGATCCTGGCGCTGGCTTTGCTGGCGATGGTCGTGCGCCTGCGTAACCCGGGTTTCACGCCCACCGCTCTAACCGACGGCTATTGAAGCAAATCGCCGTCGCGGTCTGGTCCGGAACGCCAGGGCATTCCCTTTAGGGTTGAATGGAATAGGGCAGGAGTCCATAGGTCCACTTTACCGGACGACCGGCCATTTGGTTGGTCAGGGCTTGCTGAAGGGGAGCCGAGAGGGAGTCGACATAAGCCACGGGATCTTCCACGACCTTAAAGCCCCGGTGACGGGCGGTGAGGGAGGACAGGGAGACCTCATCCGAAGTGACGACGGCCATGATCACGCCGGCGCCGAGAGGCTCCTCAGCCTGGAAGGAAAATCCGTAAGAGGCGTCGGGAATGGTGATCGTCTCTCCCGAGCGGACTTGATGATGGTCCTTCCCGCGCTTCTCGGAATAGAGGTTGGGGAACAACTGGGTGATCTGCCGCGCCGCATTGATATCGAAAACCACCAGATATCCCTCGACAGGGCTGGTTATGGAAAAAGACACGGTGCTTCCCAGGCGGACGGGGCTGGCGGGGGTGAGCGTGACCTGAACCGCGGAGCTTTCCGGTTTTCCCAGGGCATCCAAGGCGATGCCGGCTATTTCCCCGTCTTGCCGCCCCGTGCTGAAATCCCGATGCATCGCCTCCCCCGAGGCTTCAAGGGTTGGGGTGAGAGAGGTGCACTCGCGTTCCTTTTGGCAATAGGCTTGGGACTGCTCTCGGATAAAGCTGAGGACCTCCGCGTTGCTGATGATGCCGTTGCCGTTGATGTCGGCCTTACGGGCCACGACGGCTTCCATCAACAGACGGGTGAAGACCCCTTGATGGGCGTCGCGGTCGACCATGGCCACCTCGGAGGCGGCGACCGCCGACCAGACCCGCATCCCGGAGCGTGTCGGAACGTCTATGAAGGTTTCGGCGGCGTCCTGGGGAAGGAAGGCGGGGGACGTGGCGCCGGCACCCGGGGTCGCGTCGCGCCGGGCGGCGAAAAGGCCGGGCGCGTTGCGGCGGAGGCCTTCGCGCGAGAAACCACGGGTCGCCGAACCGGAATTGCAGGAATCGATGATGACCAGAACGTCCCGGCCCCGTAGGGCGGCGATCCGGGGTTCCAGAAGGTCATCGCGGATCAAATGGCCCAAGGGGTCGGTCCCGATATCCCAGGGGACCAGCGCCTCGTCGTAGTGATCGGGTTCGTCGCCGCTATCGTCCTTGATCTGCGTCCCGTGGCCGGAGAACTGCAGCAAAACCTTGTCGCCCGGCGCGGTTTCTTCAATAAGCGCGTCAAGGGCGGCCAGGATGGCATCGCGGGTGGCTTGCTCATTGGTCAAATGGCGGATGTCGGAAGCGGCGAAGCCCAGTTTTTGCAGGGCGAGGCTCTGGATATCATTCTGATCCTTGCGCGAGGAGCCGGGCAAAAGATCGTAGTCATCGCCCTCGTAATCATCGATCGCGATGAGAAGAGCCCGATTTCCCGCGCTGGCGGGACAGACCCCAAGGATGAGGACCGCCCCCAAAGCAAGCACCGTGGGGCCGGATTTTCGCAAACAACGCCAGAATGCGGAACGCCGGCTCATGGTTGTGGCTCTTCCAGGATATGGGTGAGGGGAAAGGCCATGGTGTTATTGCCCTTGAACACGGCGTGTTGGGCGCCCAGGCGGCGTTCTTGCGCCAGGACGGGCACCCGCAGGCGGACCCATTCCCCCAAGGTGAGGGCGCTTACGGTGGTTCCGCTGCGCAGGGCGGCATCGCGTTCCAAGCCTTGCATGACGGCGACCGCGAATACCCCGTTTTGGGTGCCGGGCAGCACATCCGCGGCGGTTTCCGAGGCCTCGGCCGCGGACAGGATGAATTGCCCCGTTTCGTTGAACAGGTTTCCCGAAACCTCTTCAATGTCGAAAGCGCCGGAGTGACAGGTATCGAGGAACAACATTTTGCGTTGCGCCGGAATATCGCCGAGCAACTCCACCAAACGGTTCGCGTCAAGCCCGCGCTCCTCGGGCGTGGTATAGGCGAGCGGGGTCAGGAAGCGATAGAGTCCCTGTTCGTCGACCTCGCCATGTCCGGAGAAATAAAGAAGCAGGCTGTCCTCGGGCCGGGTTTCATCGGCGAGCTGGGCCAAATGGGCTTCCAGGGCGGGACGCTCGGCCTGGGCATCATAAAGCTCGATAACCCGGATCTCCTCATAAACGCCCAGCGCTTGACGCCGAACGGTGGTCGCGAAGGTTCTGGCGTCGGCTACGGCATATTGGAGATCATTGCTGGCGCCGGCATAGTCGTTGATGCCAACGGCCAGCACGACAAGTCGGCTGTGGGGGGCGGGGGCTGGTGAGGGAGGGGCCTTCTCCAGCGGTGGGGGCGGGACCACGAGATCAAAAGCCGTGCGGCCGTAGACCCCGTTTTGTCCATAGGCCCGGATCTCGACCCGGTTGATCCCCTCATTCAGGGTGACGGCCCGCTCGAATCTCAAGGGGGGCGCGGGGAAGGGAAAGTCTTCCGTATCCGCTGTCTGCGCGGGGTCCGCCGGCTGCGCGGGGGCGATGGCCGCCGCGATGGCCGTGGTCTTGGGGGAGGAGGCAGCGGACGGCTCGGCGACGGACGGGGGCGCGGCCGAAGGCGCCGAAGCCGAAGGCGGCGAAGGGGGGGCGGCGACCCGCTTTTCGAAAGCCCGCTTCCGCCCCACGTTGAGCCCGTTGACCAGAACGTCGACCAGTTCCAGGCCGCCGCCGCGATCCTCGACATCAAACCGCAAAGCCACCTCCTTTTGGGTCGAAGCCAGGGTCATGACCGAAAGAACCGCCGCGTCCTTGCCGTGAATCGCATCGGACGAACCCGCTTGGCGGGCTAGGGCGGCGGGGGCGAAACAAGGGTCGGTCTCGTCGCTCCCGCCCACCGATGGCGGGGGCGGGGTGGTCTCAATCACATGAAAGCCGCGGGTGACGGGGGTGTTTTCCTTGGGGCAGACCTGCGCCAGGGCGACGGAGGGGGGCGGCGCCATCCCCAGAACCGAGCGGATATCTCCGATCTGGGCGAGCGCGAGATCCAGTCCCCGCCGCGCGCCGATCGGATCGATCAACGCCGGCCAGACCAGACCCGGCTTATGGAACAGACGATACATCTGGGCGAAATCCACCAAGGTCGGGGATTGCGCTTTGGCCACGTTGAACAGGTAGCCCACCATGGTCTGCCCGCCACTGTCGGAATGGGCGAAAAAGCCCTCCGGCGTCCAGGCCACCCAGCGGTTGGAGGCGGGGTGAAGGAAAAAGGCGCCTTGCTCGCGCAGCCCGTTTTCCAAGGTAACATGATACCAACGCAGGGTTCCGTCCCCCAGGGCGGCAACGACGAGGGGGAGGTTTGGAACGGGAAGAACCCCCCAGACCGGGGCGGGGGTGATCAGGCGGTCAAGCAGGCGTCCGGTCTCGTCGTATAGACGCAGGGAGAATTCGGCGCCAAGGATGAAGCGCTTGCCATCGGGAAGCAAAGCTTGGCTACGGGCCGTCTCCGCCGGCTCGAGGACCAGGGGGATTTTCCCCAGAAGGGGGGCGCGGCCGTTGCGCCAGTCAGCCAGACCGGGGCTGGCCGTGGCGCGAACGGTCTCTTGTCCGGCCGGCCCCGGGCGAACCAAGCCCCGGGAAAGATCGATCGTCCAGGGCGTCTGTCCTCCCTTGGCGATACCGACCTCCAGGAGGGTCCCTTCGGGGGTCACGGCGAAAAAGCCGGAGGCGACATCGCGGAAATCGGCGATGCCGGCCTCGTGGTGGATGGCCGGCAGCGGCGCCTCGGCCGTTCCCCTCCCCATCATTCCCCAAGACGGATCGGCCGTTCCATACACGACGCCCCCGTCCGGATGGGGGGCGAGAGCCGTCACCGTGTCGTGTCCCACCGTTCCAAGGACCGACCACTTGCGCTTTTGGGGGGCGTAGGCAAGCAAAAGAGTTCGCTGGTCGGTGTCGGCGCGGGTGCCGCCGGCGACGAGAACGCTCTCGCCGGCCACGGTCGTCCAGGTGACAAGGGGAGTTTCCCCCGTCTCGCCGGGCGGTACGGAAAGGATGGTGCCGGCGGCCAGGGTCAGGCCGTCGCGCAGGTCCACAAGGGCCGCCGAGCGATATCCTATGGCGAGGGTTCGACCATCGGGGGAAAAAGCCAAACCGAAGGGCGTTCCGGTTTTTCTGACGGAAACACGGGCCAAAAGGCGGAAATCCGCGGCGTATAAACGCACAAAGCCGTCGGAACTGGAGACGGCAAGCCGGCCGTCGGCGGCGAAGGCCAGGGAAGACACGGTGGCGTCCTGAAAGGCCTTGTCCTCGGCCAGGGTCCGGCCGGTCAGCGCGTCCCACACGCGGATACCGGCCCCGGCGGCGAAACCGGCGGCGAAGACCTTGCCGTCGGAGCGGTGCCGCAAACTGGTGACGACGGCGGGCAGGCCTTTGATGCGGAATTGGAGCTTCTGGGCCTTCACGTCGATCAGGTAAAGGGAGGGGCTGCCATCCCAGCTTTGCGCCGTGTACCCCGCCACCAGGGCCTTGCTCCCATCGGGAGACAGGCTCACCGTATAAAGGCTTCCTTCGAGCCCGTCCCCTTGGGGCACGGGAACGCCGCCCAAAAGGCGCCCGCTCTGTCCGTCCCAAAGGCGCAGGCTTTTATCAAGCGAGGCCGTGGCGATCAGGGTGCCCGCGGCGCCAACCGCCAGATCGGTCACCGGCGCCGTGTGCATCCCGGTCTCGAAGCGTAAAAAAGGCTGGTCCGGCAGACCGCTCTCCTGGCATCGCGCGCCGTGCGCCGTCGCCAAGAACGACAAAAACAGCAGGGTCAGGGCTACCCATCGCATCCTTCCCTGTCCAAGCGTCTTCCCTTCGCCAAGCCGGCCGGACGCTGTTTGTGACCCCCTCTGCATTGCTTCCCGCGTCCTTGCTAGGGCCGACGGTTCAACGGCAAGAAATCTGCGTATTCGGTGTGGAGTCCGGATAAATCAGATAGGATGAGGTGAAGCCGTCAGCTTTGAACTCAGTGTTAAGAGATGTCTCGGCCACTTGAACGGACGTGTTGTAGCTTCCGCAATATTTGTCCATTGACGTGTAGGTTTTCTCAATTTTTTTCTTATCTTTTTTGTTTTTTGTTTTAATTTTCTTGGATTGTTCAAAGGCGTATTCGTAACTTCCGCGCCGATCCTGAACGCCTTTATTGATGTCCTTGGCGACGGAGACATCTTTTTCCGCTCGGCGGCGGATGGCCTCCATGCGGGTCTTGGCCTCCTGGGCGGAGATGCGCTTGGCCCTGTAATCGGCGTGGACCTGGGCGGCTTCGGTCCGGCGGCAGCTCATCAGGTTGTCGAGGGCTATCTGGGCCTTGGTCACCTTTTCCTCGTCGCGCCGCATATCGCCGAGCAAAGAGAAAAGCAGCAGCTCCCCCTCTCCGTGCTGCTTGGAAAGCTCGTTCCAATAGGCGGACCCGGCCCCCACGGCCATACCCGCCGCGGCGCCGATCAGCGTTGCCGTAATGATATCCCCATTCGTCGCCGCCGCCGCCGCGGCGCCCAAGCCGGCCCCGGCCAAAGTACCGATAATCCCCCCGGCGACCATGTTGCTTGAGAAATGGTTATCAAGAGCGATGAGTTCGTCCCGTTTTGTTTTGCAGACGTCCCGGGAGTAGTCTTCGCCAAATTGGTTGGGTGGGACACACCCGCTCAGGGCAAAAAGGATGGAGGCGCAGGAGAGGGCTTTGAGTGAAGGCTTTTTAATAAAGATCACGGCCTGTTTCCTCCTTAAGACCTATTAAAAAATGGCGGCTGTTTATTCCGATAGGTTTTCTGGACGAGAGGTCTGGTTGGTCTGGTCGTAAAGAAAGAGGGAAGCCCCACGGATGCGCTTAGTGGTATTTTAATACGGAAAAGCCCGCTTTACGAGAGGGCTTGCGTCAGCTTCCGGCGTAGAACTGGACTCTCCGATTGTCGGGATGGGTGGGGGACGAGGGCCGCAAGAGGGCGCTTTCGCCTTTTCCCTCGGTTCTGAGGCGCGCGGGGGGGATAGCGAAAGACCCGATGAGATAGTCGGCGACCGCCTCCGCCCGTTTCCGGGAAAGGGCGAGATTATAGTCGGAGGGTCCGTTGGCGTCGGTATGCCCTTCGATGACCAAGATCAGGGCGCTTTCCTCGCGAAGAAGGGTCCCGATCTGGTTGAGATAGGGCAAGGATTTGACCAGGATTTCCGCCGAGTTGATTTCAAACAGGATGGGGAGGCCCACTGTTTTGCGCTTTGGGGTGTCGCTTGCCGCCGCCGGGAGGGCGTGATGAGCCGCGCTGGCGGGAACGGCCGGAGGACGGCCGGGTTTGCTTGTCGAAGACGCCGCCGCCGGGGCGGCGGCGGGTGCCGTTTGCGGGGAAGCGTCCTCGGACGGGGTGCTAAAAACGATGGCCTTGCTGAGGGGCTTTTGGGAATGGACCAAGACATCGCGCAATTCATCGACGCTGGGAACGCTGCGATATAAAAGCACGTCTTCCGCTTTGACCGTGGAAGGGGGCGTCGCCACGACAAG
The DNA window shown above is from Rhodospirillum rubrum ATCC 11170 and carries:
- a CDS encoding OmpA family protein; its protein translation is MKKTATRIVKLVGFSLVVATPPSTVKAEDVLLYRSVPSVDELRDVLVHSQKPLSKAIVFSTPSEDASPQTAPAAAPAAASSTSKPGRPPAVPASAAHHALPAAASDTPKRKTVGLPILFEINSAEILVKSLPYLNQIGTLLREESALILVIEGHTDANGPSDYNLALSRKRAEAVADYLIGSFAIPPARLRTEGKGESALLRPSSPTHPDNRRVQFYAGS
- a CDS encoding DUF4384 domain-containing protein translates to MSRRSAFWRCLRKSGPTVLALGAVLILGVCPASAGNRALLIAIDDYEGDDYDLLPGSSRKDQNDIQSLALQKLGFAASDIRHLTNEQATRDAILAALDALIEETAPGDKVLLQFSGHGTQIKDDSGDEPDHYDEALVPWDIGTDPLGHLIRDDLLEPRIAALRGRDVLVIIDSCNSGSATRGFSREGLRRNAPGLFAARRDATPGAGATSPAFLPQDAAETFIDVPTRSGMRVWSAVAASEVAMVDRDAHQGVFTRLLMEAVVARKADINGNGIISNAEVLSFIREQSQAYCQKERECTSLTPTLEASGEAMHRDFSTGRQDGEIAGIALDALGKPESSAVQVTLTPASPVRLGSTVSFSITSPVEGYLVVFDINAARQITQLFPNLYSEKRGKDHHQVRSGETITIPDASYGFSFQAEEPLGAGVIMAVVTSDEVSLSSLTARHRGFKVVEDPVAYVDSLSAPLQQALTNQMAGRPVKWTYGLLPYSIQP
- a CDS encoding caspase family protein codes for the protein MRWVALTLLFLSFLATAHGARCQESGLPDQPFLRFETGMHTAPVTDLAVGAAGTLIATASLDKSLRLWDGQSGRLLGGVPVPQGDGLEGSLYTVSLSPDGSKALVAGYTAQSWDGSPSLYLIDVKAQKLQFRIKGLPAVVTSLRHRSDGKVFAAGFAAGAGIRVWDALTGRTLAEDKAFQDATVSSLAFAADGRLAVSSSDGFVRLYAADFRLLARVSVRKTGTPFGLAFSPDGRTLAIGYRSAALVDLRDGLTLAAGTILSVPPGETGETPLVTWTTVAGESVLVAGGTRADTDQRTLLLAYAPQKRKWSVLGTVGHDTVTALAPHPDGGVVYGTADPSWGMMGRGTAEAPLPAIHHEAGIADFRDVASGFFAVTPEGTLLEVGIAKGGQTPWTIDLSRGLVRPGPAGQETVRATASPGLADWRNGRAPLLGKIPLVLEPAETARSQALLPDGKRFILGAEFSLRLYDETGRLLDRLITPAPVWGVLPVPNLPLVVAALGDGTLRWYHVTLENGLREQGAFFLHPASNRWVAWTPEGFFAHSDSGGQTMVGYLFNVAKAQSPTLVDFAQMYRLFHKPGLVWPALIDPIGARRGLDLALAQIGDIRSVLGMAPPPSVALAQVCPKENTPVTRGFHVIETTPPPPSVGGSDETDPCFAPAALARQAGSSDAIHGKDAAVLSVMTLASTQKEVALRFDVEDRGGGLELVDVLVNGLNVGRKRAFEKRVAAPPSPPSASAPSAAPPSVAEPSAASSPKTTAIAAAIAPAQPADPAQTADTEDFPFPAPPLRFERAVTLNEGINRVEIRAYGQNGVYGRTAFDLVVPPPPLEKAPPSPAPAPHSRLVVLAVGINDYAGASNDLQYAVADARTFATTVRRQALGVYEEIRVIELYDAQAERPALEAHLAQLADETRPEDSLLLYFSGHGEVDEQGLYRFLTPLAYTTPEERGLDANRLVELLGDIPAQRKMLFLDTCHSGAFDIEEVSGNLFNETGQFILSAAEASETAADVLPGTQNGVFAVAVMQGLERDAALRSGTTVSALTLGEWVRLRVPVLAQERRLGAQHAVFKGNNTMAFPLTHILEEPQP